Proteins from one Coturnix japonica isolate 7356 chromosome 5, Coturnix japonica 2.1, whole genome shotgun sequence genomic window:
- the MED6 gene encoding mediator of RNA polymerase II transcription subunit 6, whose protein sequence is MAAVDVRDNLLGISWVDSAWIPILNNGSVLDYFSERSNPFYDRTCNNEVVKMQRMTLDHLNQMVGVEYILLHAQEPILFIIRKQQRQSPTQVIPLADYYIIAGVIYQAPDLGSVINSRVLTAVHGIQSAFEEAMSYCRYHPSKGYWWHFKDQEEREKAKPKAKKKEEPSSIFQRQRVDALLLDLRQKFPPKFVQQKPGEKPIPVDQIKKEPEPAPEAVKTEEKETVKNAQQSAAAKGPPEKRMRLQ, encoded by the exons ATGGCGGCGGTGGATGTCCGAG ATAACCTGCTGGGAATTTCCTGGGTGGACAGTGCGTGGATTCCAATATTAAACAATGGCAGCGTGTTGGACTACTTCTCAGAGCGCAGTAACCCATTCTACGACAGAACTTGTAACAATGAAGTTGTCAAAATGCAGCGGATGACCTTGGACCACTTGAA ccAGATGGTTGGAGTGGAGTACATACTCCTTCACGCTCAAGAGCCCATTCTCTTCATTATCCGAAAGCAGCAAAGGCAATCTCCAACACAAG TTATTCCTTTGGCTGACTACTATATTATTGCTGGAGTGATTTATCAGGCACCTGACTTAGGGTCTGTCATTAACTCCAGAGTT CTCACTGCTGTACATGGAATTCAGTCTGCTTTTGAAGAAGCCATGTCCTATTGTCGCTATCACCCATCAAAAGGCTACTGGTGGCATTTCAAAGATCAGGAAGAACGAG AGAAAGCTAAGCCGAAAgccaagaagaaagaagaaccAAGTTCTATTTTCCAAAGACAGCGGGTAGATGCTTTGCTTCTAGACCTAAGACAGAAGTTTCCACCCAAATTTGTTCAG CAAAAGCCTGGAGAAAAGCCTATCCCAG TGGATCAAATAAAGAAGGAGCCAGAACCAGCCCCTGAAGCTGTCAagacagaggagaaagagaCTGTAAAGAACGCtcagcagagtgctgctgctAAAGGACCACCTGAAAAACGGATGAGACTCCAGTGA